In one Cloacibacillus porcorum genomic region, the following are encoded:
- the rpoB gene encoding DNA-directed RNA polymerase subunit beta: protein MQVKQTSGKAFERRVVFGKEKNLIALPDLVEVQRNSYQWFFQADREPDMRASQGLQELFDEIFPIESYDGSFALEFVRYYVDPVPISLDEARSRDLTWSRPLRATIRLINKKTGEIKEEEIYLGDFPAMTERGTFIINGTERVVVNQLARSAGVYYSADLGIPGQETFVAKLIPDRGAWIEYDLAPGDVLSVKIDNRKKIPVTMMLRAFGIQSTDEIISLFDGKEVEKDLVDDDVRGMLLAEDILSNDGSGTVEIRKNTRLTKEHMEVLWNHGRTKVWVWDIDPALAVTIERDNTDTPDAAMLELFRKLRPNEPARMENAREYITSIFFDPRRYNLGRVGRYKINRRLQLDIPNTERLLTVTDIVAIIKGLIRLRDGSEHMDDIDHLGNRRVRAVGELLQNQVRIGLLRMERIARERMTTTPDLATAMAKDLINVRPISAALREFFGSGQLSQFMDQTNPLAELTHRRRLSALGPGGLSRERAGFEARDVHHTHYGRVCPIETPEGPNIGLVTSLATFARINEYGFLVCPRRKVVDGKVTEEIVYLSADDEDEYYVGRADLPMDDEGNVLPSLTGGIYVRHHDNTIEIDPKELDYLDISPKQIVSISTALIPFLEHDDANRALMGSNMQRQAVPLVFPDSPIVGTGIEHRIAKDSGSCVVSRRAGTVTYVDADLIVIRTDDGGQDEYHMPKFRRSNQGTVIHQRPLVYTGQHVDANEIIGDGQACDQGELALGRNVVVAFVSWEGYNFEDAILLSQKLVKEDFYTSIHIEEYEVESRDTKLGPEEISRDIPNVGEDALKNLDEDGIVRVGAEVKAGDILVGKVTPKGESDQSPEEKLLRAIFGEKAREVRDTSLRVPHGEGGKVVEIKRLSREKNSEDLSPGVNEVVKVYVAQFRKITEGDKMAGRHGNKGVVSRIMAEEDMPYLSDGTPVDVVLNPLGVPSRMNLGQVLETMLGFVAMQRGYKVVTPVFESATAEDIAPDVKWIQQNKYPEMRDDCKITIYDGRTGEPMANQVMVGVMYMLKLIHLVDDKIHARSIGPYSLITQQPLGGKTQFGGQRFGEMEVWALEGYGAAHMLQEMLTVKSDDIRGRLKTYERIVKGENLAKPGVPESFRVLIKELQGLALDVEIMYADGSFGELVLNDDDDERGPRHVSFKPDATVDDLDAVFSPDVDAPAKAAGSNDLFNESAVEYSGLELHETDEERDAAILSDDLFESDPQTGEQGDED from the coding sequence ATGCAGGTTAAACAGACTTCGGGTAAAGCATTTGAGCGGCGTGTAGTTTTTGGTAAAGAGAAAAATTTGATAGCACTGCCAGATCTGGTTGAGGTACAGCGTAACTCATACCAGTGGTTCTTTCAGGCCGACAGGGAGCCTGATATGCGTGCGTCACAGGGGTTGCAGGAGCTTTTCGATGAAATTTTCCCCATCGAGAGTTATGACGGCTCTTTTGCACTGGAATTCGTAAGATATTATGTCGATCCTGTTCCTATCAGTCTGGATGAGGCTCGCAGCAGGGACCTTACATGGTCGAGACCGCTGCGTGCGACGATTCGTCTGATAAACAAAAAGACCGGCGAAATCAAGGAAGAAGAAATTTATCTCGGCGACTTTCCCGCGATGACGGAGAGAGGAACCTTCATCATCAACGGCACGGAGCGTGTCGTTGTAAACCAGCTGGCCCGTTCGGCCGGCGTCTATTACAGCGCTGACCTCGGTATTCCGGGGCAGGAGACCTTTGTGGCGAAGCTGATCCCCGACCGCGGAGCGTGGATCGAGTATGACCTCGCCCCTGGGGACGTGCTCTCCGTTAAGATCGATAACCGTAAGAAAATTCCCGTCACCATGATGCTGAGAGCCTTCGGCATCCAGAGCACGGATGAAATAATCTCTCTCTTTGACGGCAAAGAGGTGGAGAAGGACCTCGTTGACGACGATGTGCGCGGAATGCTCCTCGCGGAGGACATCCTCTCTAACGACGGTTCGGGGACGGTGGAGATCCGTAAGAACACCCGTCTCACGAAGGAGCATATGGAGGTTCTCTGGAACCATGGACGCACCAAGGTGTGGGTCTGGGACATCGATCCCGCCCTCGCCGTGACGATAGAGCGCGACAATACCGACACTCCCGACGCGGCGATGCTGGAACTTTTCCGCAAGCTGCGCCCCAACGAGCCTGCCCGTATGGAAAACGCGCGCGAGTATATCACGAGCATATTCTTCGATCCCAGAAGATATAACCTCGGACGCGTCGGACGTTACAAGATAAACCGCCGTCTGCAGCTGGATATCCCGAATACGGAGAGGCTGCTTACGGTCACCGATATCGTGGCGATAATCAAGGGACTTATCCGCCTGCGCGACGGCAGCGAGCACATGGACGACATCGACCATCTCGGCAACCGCCGCGTGCGCGCCGTTGGCGAACTGCTCCAGAATCAGGTCCGTATCGGACTGCTGCGTATGGAGCGCATCGCGCGCGAGCGTATGACGACGACGCCGGACCTCGCCACGGCGATGGCGAAGGATCTCATCAACGTGCGTCCGATATCGGCGGCGCTGCGTGAGTTCTTCGGCTCTGGGCAGCTTTCCCAGTTTATGGACCAGACGAACCCGCTTGCGGAGCTGACGCACAGACGCCGTCTCTCCGCCCTCGGCCCCGGCGGCCTCTCGCGCGAACGCGCGGGATTTGAGGCCCGCGACGTCCACCATACGCACTACGGACGTGTATGCCCGATCGAGACGCCGGAAGGTCCGAACATCGGGCTTGTCACCTCGCTGGCGACCTTTGCCCGTATCAACGAATACGGCTTCCTGGTCTGCCCGCGCCGGAAGGTCGTGGACGGCAAGGTTACGGAGGAGATCGTCTACCTCTCCGCCGACGACGAGGACGAATACTATGTCGGACGCGCCGACCTGCCGATGGATGACGAGGGCAACGTACTCCCGTCGCTGACCGGCGGCATCTACGTGCGTCACCACGACAACACGATAGAGATAGACCCGAAGGAGCTTGACTACCTCGACATTTCGCCGAAGCAGATCGTCTCCATTTCGACGGCTCTTATTCCCTTCCTTGAGCACGACGACGCGAACCGCGCGCTGATGGGTTCCAACATGCAGCGTCAGGCGGTTCCACTCGTATTCCCGGATTCACCGATCGTCGGAACGGGAATCGAGCATCGTATCGCTAAGGACTCCGGCTCCTGCGTTGTATCCCGCAGGGCTGGTACAGTCACCTACGTTGACGCCGACCTGATCGTCATCAGGACCGACGACGGCGGCCAGGACGAGTATCATATGCCGAAGTTCCGCCGTTCGAACCAGGGAACGGTCATCCACCAGCGCCCGCTTGTATATACGGGACAGCATGTGGACGCCAATGAGATAATCGGCGACGGACAGGCCTGCGATCAGGGAGAATTGGCCCTGGGGCGCAATGTGGTGGTTGCCTTCGTCTCCTGGGAGGGCTACAACTTCGAAGACGCTATTCTGCTCTCTCAGAAGCTGGTAAAAGAAGATTTCTACACATCAATACATATAGAGGAATACGAGGTCGAGTCGCGTGATACGAAGCTTGGCCCCGAAGAGATCTCCCGCGACATCCCGAACGTCGGCGAAGACGCTCTTAAAAATCTTGACGAGGACGGTATCGTCCGCGTCGGTGCGGAGGTCAAGGCCGGTGACATCCTCGTCGGCAAGGTCACGCCGAAGGGCGAGTCTGACCAGTCTCCCGAAGAGAAGCTGCTTCGCGCGATATTCGGCGAAAAGGCCCGCGAGGTGCGTGACACCTCTCTGCGCGTGCCACATGGCGAAGGCGGAAAGGTCGTCGAGATCAAACGTTTGAGCCGCGAAAAGAACAGCGAGGACCTCAGCCCCGGAGTCAACGAAGTGGTGAAGGTCTACGTCGCCCAGTTCCGTAAGATAACAGAGGGTGACAAGATGGCCGGACGCCACGGAAATAAGGGCGTTGTCTCCCGCATTATGGCGGAAGAGGATATGCCCTATCTCTCGGACGGTACCCCGGTCGACGTCGTGCTGAACCCGCTGGGTGTCCCCAGCCGTATGAACCTGGGACAGGTTCTAGAAACGATGCTTGGTTTTGTCGCGATGCAGAGGGGCTATAAGGTGGTAACGCCTGTCTTCGAATCGGCGACGGCTGAGGATATCGCCCCAGACGTCAAGTGGATACAGCAGAACAAGTATCCCGAGATGCGCGACGACTGCAAGATAACGATATATGACGGCCGCACCGGAGAGCCGATGGCGAACCAGGTAATGGTCGGAGTCATGTACATGCTTAAGCTGATACACCTCGTCGACGACAAGATCCACGCGCGTTCAATAGGGCCGTACAGCCTTATCACGCAGCAGCCGCTCGGCGGAAAGACGCAGTTCGGAGGCCAGCGTTTCGGAGAGATGGAAGTCTGGGCCCTCGAAGGATACGGCGCGGCGCATATGCTGCAGGAGATGTTGACGGTGAAGTCCGATGATATCCGCGGACGCCTTAAGACCTATGAACGTATAGTGAAGGGCGAGAATCTCGCGAAGCCGGGCGTGCCGGAGTCATTCCGCGTCCTTATCAAAGAGCTGCAGGGACTGGCGCTTGATGTGGAGATCATGTACGCGGACGGCAGCTTCGGCGAGCTGGTCCTGAATGACGACGACGACGAGAGAGGCCCGCGCCACGTCTCGTTCAAGCCCGACGCGACGGTGGACGACCTTGACGCGGTATTCAGTCCGGATGTTGACGCGCCGGCGAAGGCCGCCGGTTCCAACGACCTCTTTAACGAGAGCGCGGTGGAATACAGCGGGCTTGAGCTGCACGAGACCGACGAAGAACGCGACGCCGCCATCCTGAGCGACGATTTATTTGAAAGTGATCCACAGACCGGTGAGCAGGGGGATGAAGATTAA
- a CDS encoding L7Ae/L30e/S12e/Gadd45 family ribosomal protein: MPLNELASSSRCAGLNSVLRKIDRGEALKVFLADDADEKLASKVRAASKERNIPVETAEDSQQLGRACALTRKTAVAAILKK; this comes from the coding sequence GTGCCCTTAAATGAATTGGCCTCCTCGTCGAGATGCGCGGGATTGAACAGTGTGCTGCGTAAAATAGACAGAGGCGAGGCGCTGAAAGTTTTTCTCGCGGATGACGCCGATGAGAAGCTGGCGTCGAAGGTAAGGGCCGCCTCGAAAGAGCGGAATATCCCCGTCGAGACGGCGGAGGATTCACAACAACTAGGAAGAGCTTGCGCCCTGACGCGAAAGACGGCGGTCGCGGCGATTCTTAAAAAGTAG
- the rpsG gene encoding 30S ribosomal protein S7, protein MPRKGHVKKRITPPDSVYASPAITKFINCLMLDGKKSTAERIFYGALDLAGSRLNIEPAEVFEKAMTNVRPLVEVRPRRVGGATYQVPVEVKPDRAQALAIRWIINFSRSRKGIPMVERLARELGDACKGEGGSVKKREDTHRMAEANRAFAHYRW, encoded by the coding sequence ATGCCGCGTAAAGGTCATGTAAAAAAACGTATTACACCGCCCGATTCAGTCTACGCGAGCCCCGCGATCACGAAATTCATCAACTGCCTGATGCTCGACGGCAAGAAGAGCACAGCGGAGAGAATTTTCTACGGAGCACTGGATCTGGCCGGAAGCAGACTCAATATCGAGCCTGCTGAGGTGTTTGAGAAGGCTATGACGAACGTTCGTCCTCTGGTCGAAGTTCGTCCCCGCCGCGTCGGCGGCGCAACCTATCAGGTTCCTGTTGAAGTGAAACCTGACAGAGCGCAGGCGCTGGCGATTCGCTGGATAATCAACTTCTCACGCTCACGCAAGGGAATCCCGATGGTAGAGCGCCTCGCGCGCGAACTTGGGGATGCCTGCAAGGGCGAGGGCGGTTCGGTTAAGAAGCGTGAGGATACGCACCGTATGGCGGAAGCCAACCGTGCATTTGCCCATTACCGTTGGTAG
- the rpsL gene encoding 30S ribosomal protein S12 gives MPTISQLIRNGREEKRRRSSAPALQENPQRRGVCTRVYTVTPKKPNSALRKVARVRLTNGIEVTAYIPGVGHNLQEHSVVLVRGGRVKDLPGVRYHIVRGTLDCGGVENRRQSRSLYGARRPK, from the coding sequence TTGCCAACAATCAGCCAGCTTATTCGTAACGGCAGAGAAGAAAAGAGACGTCGCTCAAGCGCGCCTGCTCTTCAGGAGAACCCGCAGCGCCGCGGTGTATGCACCCGCGTTTATACTGTAACTCCTAAGAAGCCTAACTCTGCTCTTCGTAAGGTCGCCCGTGTGCGCCTTACCAACGGAATCGAAGTTACAGCTTATATACCGGGAGTCGGACATAACCTTCAGGAACACTCAGTCGTGCTTGTTCGCGGAGGCCGTGTAAAGGACCTGCCTGGTGTACGTTACCACATAGTCAGAGGTACGCTTGACTGCGGTGGTGTTGAAAACCGCCGCCAGAGCCGTTCGCTCTACGGCGCTCGCAGACCGAAATAA
- the rpoC gene encoding DNA-directed RNA polymerase subunit beta', with amino-acid sequence MANVSHEIAGVRMKLSSPERVRELSSGEVKKPETINYRSLRPEKDGLFCERIFGPIRSYECACGKYKRSGPKFRGVVCERCGVEVTDNRVRREKMGHIELAAPVVHIWYLRGIPSRLSLLLGASTKELEKVVYFAPTRRREKVYKVVNEGRRIDLARRGSLMSASEERIHRFYDPKFKAEEAYRITKVEEVPVDEGDIVTAAQVSRFRSDYGDDLFKVEPAYRVYKADDAENSVEMVSDTKKKVMLAREPELKAERAVLNNQEAYIVTAVVRLPFAKNDVISESEFRLYSQKYPKRFQTAEETETIEDPCYIVIEGGESPFVRGDIVLEREEVICAAYDKGFQAGIGAEGVYTLLCQINIDTLVDQLREEIAECSGQKKRKLIKRLQVAEDFRKSDSRPEWMVLSVLPVIPPDLRPMVQLDGGRFATSDLNDLYRRVINRNNRLRKLQELKAPEIIVRNEKRMLQESVDALIDNGRRGKAVLGAGNRPLKSLTDLLRGKKGRFRQNLLGKRVDYSGRSVIVIGPHLKIYQCGLPKQMALELFKPFVMHKLVESGLAPNVKSARRFIERGRDEVWGILEGIIKDHPVMLNRAPTLHRLGIQAFEPVLIEGKAIRLHPLVCTAFNADFDGDQMAVHVPLSLEAQTEARVLMLSSNNLLSPASGKPVVTPTQDIILGVYYLTTLREGLKGEDMYFRDTEDVLSALDHGIVHVNSRIRLMKDPAWECETIDGKWIETSPGRVLFNCALHPGFRYKNETINKKEMGKLLDEAYDKVGQTGMVEMLDAIKTLGYRWSTVSGISLGVGDVIVPKEKKEILDVTLVQEEDLTSQYEMGILTEDEYMRQKDILWSDAGRRIADKIMDSMQTTNPLRIMVDSGARGSRGQVAQMAGIRGLMADPSGRIIRYPIVANFKEGLNTLEYFISTHGARKGLADTALRTAKSGYLTRRLVDVAQDLIVMDEDCGTHSGVEIRPLLQQDGKATISMSERLAGRISVADVKHPETGELLLERNEEISVEKAKYIESLGITSVWVRSPLTCGLRHGICRACYGRDLATRKKVAIGESVGVVAAQSIGEPGTQLTMRTFHTGGVRQFTGEDITQGLPRIEQLFEVRRPKKVAILAEDTGTLVEIREMDGKRKLIIAKQAEDGTEERISYNIPASQNLLSGVEEGCQITKGMLLTEGYIDPQQLLEVEGLEAVQHYLLDGIQEVYRSQGVSINDKHIETILRKVAPVNRVRVVKEGDSAFVSGELVWKEDLEKAIDDIKEENDNSLNESYNFLKDYKFVDVPGETAVEGEAREAVFTREGLSELLQPGSPATEIIIEDEAGPVRVIIGDANFRRSMEGLEIIEDFVSPETEETLVAAGTRLTSAELAAIVGCPPKPILIRDMNLLEGNKEKSWFASDVEDGGKVIIKVDSLLDDEAIALLKSHNIRQIKLWKAPEIINLTDAMHHVLIEHFFGKAITQAINADGEVIEDIPHVIDGSVVRGLVEGAISGVECDDMIITKERIVKLLLTERALGKILLEPVTDEDGSVVVEAAQEITSSVLDKIAASAAGSITLRSKAAASEYKKLLQRVSFVRRLREEPQWRPVVHGVTKAALATDSFLSAASFQQTAQVLAAAAVRGDVDSLVGLKENVIIGLLIPAGTGIERHRKVEIKEEQDTPSELEFMEASFKD; translated from the coding sequence ATGGCAAATGTAAGTCATGAGATCGCCGGAGTAAGAATGAAACTTTCCTCTCCCGAGAGAGTCCGCGAGCTCTCCAGCGGAGAGGTCAAAAAGCCGGAGACGATAAACTACAGATCTCTCCGCCCGGAAAAGGACGGTCTTTTCTGCGAGCGCATCTTTGGCCCCATCAGGAGCTACGAGTGCGCCTGCGGAAAGTATAAGCGCAGCGGCCCGAAATTCAGGGGGGTCGTCTGCGAGCGCTGCGGCGTCGAAGTCACCGACAACCGCGTGCGCCGCGAGAAGATGGGGCATATAGAGCTTGCCGCGCCGGTCGTCCATATCTGGTACCTGCGCGGTATCCCGAGCCGTCTCAGCCTTCTGCTCGGAGCCTCTACGAAGGAGCTTGAAAAGGTCGTCTACTTTGCCCCGACGCGCCGCCGTGAAAAGGTTTACAAGGTGGTCAACGAGGGACGCCGTATCGACCTCGCGCGCCGCGGCTCGCTGATGTCGGCCTCGGAGGAGCGTATCCATCGTTTCTACGATCCTAAGTTTAAGGCCGAAGAGGCATACCGCATTACGAAGGTGGAAGAGGTTCCCGTAGATGAGGGAGATATCGTTACGGCGGCTCAGGTGAGCCGTTTCCGCAGCGATTACGGCGACGACCTTTTTAAGGTCGAGCCGGCCTACCGCGTATATAAGGCCGACGACGCGGAAAACAGTGTTGAAATGGTCTCCGATACCAAGAAAAAGGTGATGCTTGCGCGTGAACCAGAGCTCAAGGCTGAACGCGCCGTGCTCAATAACCAGGAGGCCTACATCGTCACCGCCGTCGTTCGTCTGCCCTTCGCGAAGAACGACGTCATCTCGGAGAGCGAGTTCCGCCTCTATTCACAGAAATATCCCAAGCGTTTCCAGACCGCCGAGGAGACAGAGACCATAGAAGATCCCTGCTACATCGTCATTGAGGGCGGAGAATCGCCCTTCGTGCGCGGTGACATCGTGTTGGAGCGCGAAGAGGTCATCTGTGCCGCCTACGATAAGGGCTTCCAGGCCGGAATCGGCGCGGAGGGCGTCTATACGCTGCTCTGCCAGATAAACATAGATACACTTGTCGACCAGCTTCGTGAGGAGATCGCCGAGTGCTCGGGCCAGAAAAAGCGCAAGCTCATCAAACGCCTGCAGGTCGCGGAGGATTTCAGGAAGAGCGACTCCCGTCCCGAGTGGATGGTCCTCTCCGTCCTTCCCGTTATCCCGCCGGATCTTCGTCCGATGGTCCAGCTCGACGGCGGGCGTTTCGCGACGTCTGACCTTAACGACCTCTACCGCAGGGTCATAAACCGCAATAACCGCCTGCGCAAACTCCAGGAGCTTAAAGCGCCGGAGATCATCGTGCGCAACGAAAAGAGGATGCTGCAGGAATCCGTCGACGCTCTTATCGACAACGGACGCCGCGGCAAGGCTGTCCTTGGCGCCGGCAACCGCCCGCTCAAGAGCCTTACGGACCTTTTGCGCGGAAAGAAGGGACGCTTCCGTCAGAACCTTCTCGGAAAGCGCGTCGACTATTCGGGCCGTTCCGTCATCGTCATTGGGCCGCACCTCAAAATATACCAGTGCGGACTTCCGAAGCAGATGGCGCTTGAGCTCTTCAAGCCCTTTGTCATGCACAAGCTTGTCGAGAGCGGCCTCGCGCCGAACGTCAAGAGCGCCCGCCGCTTTATAGAGCGCGGCCGCGACGAGGTGTGGGGTATCCTTGAGGGAATCATCAAGGATCATCCCGTAATGCTGAACCGCGCTCCGACGCTGCACCGTCTCGGCATACAGGCCTTTGAGCCGGTGCTGATCGAGGGTAAGGCGATCCGCCTCCATCCGCTCGTCTGCACGGCCTTCAACGCCGACTTCGACGGCGACCAGATGGCCGTCCATGTGCCGCTTTCGCTGGAGGCGCAGACCGAGGCCCGGGTGCTTATGCTTTCCTCGAACAACCTGCTCTCGCCCGCGAGCGGCAAGCCGGTAGTTACTCCGACTCAGGACATAATCCTTGGCGTCTACTACCTGACGACCCTCAGAGAGGGGCTCAAGGGCGAGGATATGTATTTCCGCGATACGGAAGACGTCCTTTCCGCACTCGATCACGGCATAGTTCACGTCAATTCCAGGATTCGCCTCATGAAAGACCCCGCGTGGGAGTGCGAGACGATCGATGGAAAGTGGATAGAGACCTCGCCGGGCCGCGTGCTCTTCAACTGCGCGCTGCACCCCGGTTTCCGCTATAAAAACGAGACCATAAATAAGAAGGAAATGGGCAAGCTTCTCGACGAGGCATACGACAAGGTCGGGCAGACCGGCATGGTCGAAATGCTTGACGCGATAAAGACGCTCGGCTACCGCTGGTCGACGGTCAGCGGCATCAGCCTCGGAGTCGGCGACGTCATCGTTCCGAAAGAGAAGAAAGAGATACTTGACGTAACGCTCGTTCAGGAAGAGGACCTTACAAGCCAGTACGAAATGGGTATCCTCACCGAGGACGAATACATGCGTCAGAAAGATATTCTCTGGTCCGACGCCGGACGCCGTATCGCCGACAAGATCATGGACAGTATGCAGACGACGAACCCGCTGCGTATCATGGTCGATTCGGGAGCTCGAGGCTCTCGCGGACAGGTCGCGCAGATGGCCGGTATTCGCGGACTGATGGCCGACCCGTCCGGACGCATCATCCGCTACCCGATCGTCGCGAACTTCAAAGAGGGACTCAATACGCTGGAATACTTCATCTCTACGCACGGAGCGCGAAAGGGTCTCGCTGACACCGCTCTTCGTACCGCCAAGTCCGGTTATCTGACGCGCCGTCTCGTCGACGTCGCCCAGGACCTGATCGTCATGGACGAGGACTGCGGCACGCACAGCGGCGTTGAGATCCGTCCGCTGCTTCAGCAGGACGGCAAGGCCACTATCTCCATGTCGGAGCGCCTCGCGGGCCGTATCAGCGTCGCGGACGTCAAACACCCCGAGACCGGAGAGCTGCTGCTGGAGAGAAACGAAGAGATCAGCGTCGAAAAGGCGAAGTATATAGAATCGCTCGGCATAACGTCTGTCTGGGTACGCAGCCCGCTTACCTGCGGACTTCGCCACGGTATCTGCCGCGCCTGCTATGGCCGCGATCTGGCGACGCGTAAGAAGGTCGCCATCGGAGAATCCGTCGGCGTCGTTGCGGCGCAGTCCATAGGCGAACCGGGAACCCAGCTTACGATGCGTACCTTCCATACGGGAGGCGTTCGTCAGTTCACGGGAGAGGACATCACGCAGGGTCTGCCGAGAATCGAGCAGCTCTTTGAGGTCCGCCGTCCGAAGAAGGTCGCCATCCTCGCCGAAGATACCGGCACGCTCGTAGAGATCCGCGAAATGGACGGCAAACGCAAGCTTATCATCGCCAAACAGGCCGAGGACGGCACTGAAGAGCGTATCTCATACAACATACCAGCCTCGCAGAACCTGCTCTCAGGAGTAGAGGAGGGATGCCAGATCACCAAGGGCATGCTGCTCACGGAGGGATACATAGACCCGCAGCAGCTGCTTGAGGTCGAAGGGCTTGAGGCGGTGCAGCACTATCTGCTTGACGGCATCCAGGAGGTCTATCGTTCTCAGGGCGTCTCCATCAACGACAAGCACATCGAGACCATTCTTCGCAAGGTCGCGCCCGTCAACCGCGTGCGTGTAGTGAAGGAGGGAGACAGTGCCTTCGTATCGGGAGAGCTTGTCTGGAAAGAAGATCTCGAAAAGGCGATAGACGACATTAAGGAAGAGAACGACAACTCGCTTAACGAGTCCTACAACTTCCTTAAGGACTATAAGTTCGTCGATGTTCCCGGAGAGACCGCCGTCGAAGGCGAGGCCAGAGAGGCTGTCTTCACGCGGGAGGGGCTCTCGGAGCTCCTGCAGCCCGGCAGCCCGGCTACGGAGATAATCATAGAGGACGAAGCGGGGCCCGTGCGTGTCATCATCGGCGACGCGAACTTCAGACGCTCGATGGAGGGCCTTGAGATAATCGAGGACTTTGTCTCGCCAGAAACTGAGGAGACGCTTGTCGCGGCCGGCACCAGGCTTACCTCCGCCGAGCTTGCGGCGATCGTCGGCTGCCCGCCGAAACCGATCCTCATCAGGGATATGAACCTTCTCGAGGGAAATAAAGAGAAGTCGTGGTTCGCTTCGGATGTCGAAGATGGAGGCAAGGTCATCATTAAGGTGGATTCGCTGCTTGACGACGAGGCCATCGCCCTTCTTAAGAGCCACAACATCCGCCAGATAAAGCTCTGGAAGGCCCCCGAGATCATCAACCTTACGGACGCGATGCACCACGTGCTCATCGAGCACTTCTTTGGCAAGGCGATCACCCAGGCGATCAACGCCGACGGTGAAGTTATAGAGGACATCCCGCATGTGATCGACGGCTCCGTTGTCCGCGGCCTTGTAGAGGGCGCGATCTCCGGAGTGGAATGCGACGATATGATCATTACCAAAGAACGCATCGTCAAGCTTCTGCTCACCGAGAGGGCGCTCGGCAAGATACTGCTTGAACCCGTCACTGACGAGGACGGCAGCGTAGTTGTCGAGGCGGCGCAGGAGATCACGAGCTCCGTGCTCGATAAGATCGCGGCGTCGGCGGCAGGCAGCATAACGCTGCGTTCTAAGGCCGCCGCCTCCGAATACAAGAAGCTGCTCCAGAGAGTATCGTTCGTCCGCCGGCTTCGTGAAGAGCCGCAGTGGCGTCCGGTGGTACACGGCGTCACCAAGGCGGCCCTTGCGACGGACAGCTTCCTCTCCGCGGCCTCCTTCCAGCAGACGGCGCAGGTACTTGCCGCGGCTGCGGTGAGGGGAGATGTCGACAGCCTCGTCGGCCTCAAGGAGAACGTTATCATCGGGCTCCTCATCCCTGCGGGAACCGGCATCGAGCGCCATCGCAAGGTTGAGATAAAGGAAGAGCAGGATACCCCCTCAGAGCTTGAGTTCATGGAGGCTTCCTTTAAAGACTAG